AGCTGCAAATTTTGGTCACACTAATGCCTTCAAAGCTGAGGCCATGGCTTTATTGCGTGGTCTGGAATTAGCCAATGATCTGCATATTGCGAAGCTGCTTATTCAACTAGACAACTTGGCTTGTGTCCAGATCCTCGAAAGCAAGGACTATGGAAGGGGTGATTGCTCCCATATCTTCAAGAGATGCTTAGAGATTATTGAAAGTCCTTCATGGACAGTTAAGATTACCCATGTCTATCGAGAGGGTAATAGAGCGGCGGATTGGCTTCCGAACCATGGAGTGACTCAACACATCGGCAACCATATCTTTACTTTTGCACCATTAGAACTTTGTAGGATTATAGGAGAGGATGCTAGGAATGTGGCTCATCCACGCCTAATTCCTCCTTAATTGTGCTGTTGTTCTTGTTTTTCTTTTGCCTGTTTGttggtttttattttctttatggAATCATTCCTCATTtggatcaaaaaaaaaaaaacatggcaTAATCGTAAATAAATAGACTTTCAAGATATACATTtaacttcaatttttattcaCTTAAGCTTACATTTTATTCATTTAACTTCAAATTATATTTAGTTAACCTcaacttttattcatttaattcatttttttcgtttcttttttttattttttttttatttttttatttccgCCTTTTTGAGTTCCCTTACCaatttaattacgaaaatgtcatgttatttgcactattcacaaatCACAGTTATTGATATATACTTTTCTATAATAAAATGGTGGAGTGGTAAACATTTTAACAACTTTTCAAATTGTTATCTTAATAGAAAGAAAGAGAAATTGAGACAAGTACAAAATTGTTAGCTGTAATTGATGTCATCCTGCTGATTAAGTATTAGAGACAAGAAGCTCTGAAGAAAAAGGGCCTTCTCCCTTCTGTATACAACAGCTAACAGATGACATGACATAATATATGACAGTATCAGCTGTAAGTTACAAACTTTGCTACTTGCTAAACTTATTCCTGAACACATTCCTGATCTAGATCCTATCTCATCAGTGTAAAGAAAAGGTTTATAAACATCTGCATAATACCCTTCTCGTGGATTACCAATCcacattaaaattttgaattacTACTAGGAAGCAAAAATgcaaggctccgtttggtttggtgtaaaacgtttccggtgcaaaatgattttccaaggaaaaacacaattccaaacgagttttcctttgtttggttccttaaatGAAAAttggagaagatggtgaagattaaggggaagaagggagagggaggCAAGTAGGAAAGAAGAAAaggtggaaaagtggtttccctttcTTTGAGGGAgctatggaaaattgttttccattccTTGTCAacccaaacaacgtaaaatgattgaaaaggggaaaattgttttccatgaaaacgtatataccccctaccaaacggagccaaGTGTAAAAAGGCGTTAGTACAATTTAACTATAGAAGGTGCTTACAACTACCCCATTTCCTAGTGAATGGTAATTCTGTGAAAGATTTTCGAGTCTGTCTTGCCCTAGAATTCACAGCGTTGATTCCCAGGTCATTGACATACTCAAAACTTTTGAGAGAGACCTTACAATTTCCTCCATTTCTGGCCTGCTTGAAGGATCTCTTTGTAGGCAAAGGTCAATTAGTCTAACTACAGAGATAACACATTCAGAAGGATAATTCCCTTTTAGAGAAGGATCCATCAAACCCCTTAACCGATCTTTTCCCTTTGTTTCATCAAAAACACCCACGAAAACCTCTGGTAAATTCCCATCTAGCTTTTCTATTAGGTTAGCAGCCTTTTTCCCTGTGAGTACCTCTAGCATTAGCACCCCAAAAGCATATACATCTACTTTTGTAGAAAGCTGGTTTCTTTCTCTATACTCAGGTGAAAGGTAAACTTGCTCAGATGTAATTTGACTTTTTTGCCCTTCTGCTGATTTTGCTGGGCTGAAATTGCTGATCTTTGCCCTGAATTCAATGTCAAGAAGAATGCTACTGCTCTTCACATCTTTGTAGACATAAGGAGGGTTGTTATAGCTGTGGATATAGTTAAGCCCTCTTGCAACATCTAACACAATTTGCATCCTTTGTGTCCAACTTAAGAACTTCTGATTTGTATTATTGCTGAAAATCCAGTCGTTTAGTGGCCCGTTTGATGCATACTCGTAAATAAGATACCAGCACCCTTCATTGAAACAAACACCTAGAACACGAATAAGGTTGAAATGGTTGATGTTTGATAAAGAACTGATTTCCTTTGACACATCCCCTTTCATCTTCTTAATGGCAGTAAGATCACCATTCATTTTACCCCGGTAAAGAGACCCGTTAATTTGTGAACTAGGGTTGAAATCATCTGTTGCATACTGTAAATCCATGAAATTATACACTTTCATAGATTGAGGTATATTGGCTAAGCTTTCTAGAGATTCTCGGTGCTCAACCTCTGTTTTCTTCCATATAGGATTCTCGTATGCTTCGAATGTCTCTGCTGGTAGAATATCTGCTTCtgtctttgttttttttgaagacATGCAGCAAATACATGTTATCATGACTAAGATAACAGCTATTCCAGCAACAACTCCAATGATGATATAAGCTGACATCTTTTTTTTGATGTTGTTATGATAGTGGTGGTAAGAACTCGGAATTTAGCCCagaaattttggaaaaaatgcAGCGATGAAGAAACAAAATTGATAATATATAGTTATGATAATGCTGGTAAGAACTCGAAATTTTTGCCCTAGAAATTTTGAAGAAAATGCAGGGATGAAGAAACAAAATTGATCATATATAGTTATGATAATAGTGGTAAGAACACGGAATTTTAGACCTAgaaaatttgaagaaaataCAGGGATGAAGAAACAAAAGTGATCATATATAATTATGATGTTATGATAATGGTGGTAAGAACTCGGAATTTTAGCCCTAgaaaatttgaagaaaatgcaGGGATGAAGAAACAAAGTTGATCATATAGTTATGATGTTATGGTGGTAAGAACTTGGGAATTTAGCCCTAGATATTTTGAAGAAAATGCAGGGGTGAAGAAACAAAGTTGATCAAATAGTTATGAAAATTGCAGATTCATTGAAGAAAACTTCcaaaaaggaagaagaagaaagaatttgaCAGGGTTTTCATCAAGTCCATCGTGCAAACTATATGTTTGGTTgacaatttctagggtttttaatCATATTAACAAAAAAATTACAACCTGTAAGAGAAGTTTCATGGTTGCCAATAAACATTTGATTTGATGTCGTATTTCAGGGGGCAcatcctttaataatttaaCTGGAATGACAAGCTCTCCACTAACCTGAAACTCATATGggattaatttcattaattattaGGTCAATTTCTTGTTAATCTCCTTATTAGTGGCTTAATTATTGATGATAAATAACTTATTTTTGGCTGTATCTAACCGTACAGAAGTTGGAAATTTAGATTACTGTTGGAATTCTGTTGTGAGAGATGGTAATATTGATAATTATGGTTATTGATGATATCGCGATAACTTGTATTTTTTTCACCAAGTATAACCTCAATGAGCGATTTTCAAAATGCGccactttttaacttaattcacaccataccgtccacgtcagcattaaaaccggttttttttaatgaagcgacactaaaccgctatctcaggtagcggttgacttaagtaaaccgctacctgagatagcggtttataatcaCTATAtataaatggtaaaaaaaaatgacCGCGTCAGTTAGGGGGGTTGAACCTACGACTTTCTGCGTAGGAAACAAACGCTCTATCCACTGAGTTACAGACACTAATGTTGATAAGTTAAATTTGGTaatgtttataattaatattaagaaATGGTTAAAAAGAAATAAGTGTGTCAGGTAGGGCTTGAACCCACGACCTTCTGCTTATAAACAACACACTCTATCCACTGAGCTACAAGGAAATCGCTTGAACCCATGCCCTTCTGCTTAGAAACAACACACTCTATCCACTGAGCTACAATGGttaaaaagtaacgtatttaggaaattattggatctttatgcaatattgaaggaaatcgctcaatCTCAATTActagaaaagaacattttttttaatgttgtaAATTACAGATGTGCATTGTGTATTTTTCAGTTATCACTACCTACAAACCCGAAAAAGTTATTTCAATTTTACTAAAAAAAGTACAAGTATTTTCTTCTTTTAAAGATGTGAGAGGATAACATTGTCAAAAAGTGTTAAAGACTTTGAGAAAAACTTCCAAAATGCTTCATGCTCCAATTATTTAGAGCATCTAcaatggtaagctaatttgacaattagcttgttatgctGCATAAGATTTCAAGATATTTTattgtctagctaatttgtgctacaatggctagcaactagcttgttatttaaatttgtcCTACTTgtccacttgtcaattaattatttggcaatttTGAGAGCTggttgtcaagcaaattagcttgtttaagctaatttgcttggccaagctaatttgttattttcactccaatggtctagctattagcttgaacttttataaatttcaagctagtctctagctacaaccattggagatgctcttagaATGTCTAATATTGCCAATTATGTTTCCAAGAACAAAATATTCTACATACtcttaaacatgtaaatttgtACCAAACTAGTCTTGTGAGCCAAATAACGAATGGGGATGAGATATTTCAACCTGTGGCCTAGCGTACACTCTTGACCATTACGCCAAGACATCTTGAGGGTTGTTTAGATATATGGAACTACGGACATCGTTTCAACTCCAGATTTGTGAAATAAAATCATTTTTGGTTTAAAGATGTTTACCAAAAGTATGGGAGGAATTCTCCCTGGCTAAACCCACTGCATCCTTCCTGAAGAGTTCCTGAATGAAATTAGGTAAAATGCTCTTATATTGATATCAAGACGTAATATTCCTTGCTTATATAATTACCACAAATTCTTAATTGTACCAGGTATACAATAAATAGTATAAGACGGATGTAAATTTACtataaaatacttaaaagttatCCCGATATAAGTAAAAGTTATTCCTTCAAAATCACTCATAATATATAAAAGTAACCATTTGTACACAATTGTCTTTACCTTCTGGTTTAAAAACATCATAAAACAAGAGACAAGAGAAATTACATTTATAATACATTGACAAAAATCTTAAAAATAGTCCAGACTCTTGATATGATCATGAACTTGAGATGCTAGTAGAAGTAGATTCCCAGATCAGTGTTTTTGTAAGAGTTTTTGACAGAATTTGCACAATCTCATCCATGGAAGGCCTATTTCCTGGATCTTTACTCAAACAACGATCAACGAGCACAACCATAGAATAAGCAACATCTGCATTATAATCCTGTCCAAGTAAAGGAGAAtctataatttcataaacattTGAAATCCCATCTTCATCATTCATAACAGGTCCTAAAACCTCAGATAAATGAACCTTAACTCCTTCGTAAAGGGTAGCAACGTCTTTACCAGTAAGCATCTCTAACAACAGAACACCAAATGCATAAACATCAAGCATAGGGGAGACTATTCCATTCTCTAAATACTCAGGAGCTAAATACCCTTTAGTCCCTACAATATGCTTTGTTAAGGTGAATTGACCATCATGCCCTCTAACCGGCCTTGCGAGTCCAAACTTCGCGATTTTACCCCTGAAGTCATCATTCAGAAAAATATTGCTGCTTCTTATATCTTTGTGAACATGGGGTGGACTTGTATACCTATGAAGATAATTCAGCCCTGTGGCGACATCACAAGCCACCTGCATCCTCTTTCCCCAACTTAAGGTTTGAACCTTATCGGGGTTATTTTGGTAAATCCAGTCGCTCAAAGGTCCATTACCTGCATATTCATAAACAAAGTACTCCGTATCAAATAGAGCTAGCAATTGGTTGGGTTGGGTAGGGTCAGAATCACGTCGACCCAtctataaacgggttgagattctcAACCCAACCTaattataaacgggttgacctgatgttgacccgtttaatttgtttttttcacGTTAGTGTTGATTGACTTGAATTTATAACTAAAGGGATCATTTTTTAGGGGCAAATCTCATAGCAAAAAAGACCAATACTCCAATTTTGAGAGAGATAAATAAGTATTGGCGGTTGCTAGACGTTAGTTTAagttatttaatatttataatttgtaaaaagataaaaagacccaaaattaaatttttttatgcgGTTTGACCTAACCCAATTAGTTATATGTGTTAGGCGGGTTGCTTTCGAGTTGAAAGTTCAGAGGTCCGTTACCTGCATATTCATAAACAAAGTACCAAACTCCATCATGAAAACAAACTCCTAACAATCTGATGAGATTAAAATGGTTGATCTTGTTTAGTACACTAATCTCTTTGCTGACATCTCCATCCATCTTCTTGATTGCCACCTGATCACCATTTGCAGTTCCTTTGTACACCGATCCCTTAATCCAATAATCAGGGCTGAAATTCTGTGTTGCTGTCTGTAAATCCTTGAAACTGTATACTTTTAAGGAAGCTATT
This genomic stretch from Spinacia oleracea cultivar Varoflay chromosome 3, BTI_SOV_V1, whole genome shotgun sequence harbors:
- the LOC110787480 gene encoding lysM domain receptor-like kinase 4, encoding MSAYIIIGVVAGIAVILVMITCICCMSSKKTKTEADILPAETFEAYENPIWKKTEVEHRESLESLANIPQSMKVYNFMDLQYATDDFNPSSQINGSLYRGKMNGDLTAIKKMKGDVSKEISSLSNINHFNLIRVLGVCFNEGCWYLIYEYASNGPLNDWIFSNNTNQKFLSWTQRMQIVLDVARGLNYIHSYNNPPYVYKDVKSSSILLDIEFRAKISNFSPAKSAEGQKSQITSEQVYLSPEYRERNQLSTKVDVYAFGVLMLEVLTGKKAANLIEKLDGNLPEVFVGVFDETKGKDRLRGLMDPSLKGNYPSECVISVVRLIDLCLQRDPSSRPEMEEIVRSLSKVLSMSMTWESTL